A stretch of the Aegilops tauschii subsp. strangulata cultivar AL8/78 chromosome 4, Aet v6.0, whole genome shotgun sequence genome encodes the following:
- the LOC120963354 gene encoding uncharacterized protein, producing the protein PRPHRGEASAYARAAAATGAWVFDVDKTLLYNLPYYARHGYGLESFDHREFDWWVETGEAPAFPSSLRLYREVRDLGFKTFLLTGRSEAHEGRKSCRGLAMYAITKAFCVAFVMTLFSVFAAVPVGGAAATFGRATAAAPKGNLHQTLPHNSASKFCAPSPLFLNYRNKNIVNTSRKTC; encoded by the exons CCTCGACCTCATCGCGGGGAGGCCTCCGCCtacgcccgcgccgccgctgccacCGGCGCCTGGGTCTTCGACGTCGACAAGACGCTGCTCTACAACCTCCCCTACTACGCGCGGCACGGATACGG GCTGGAGTCGTTCGATCACCGGGAGTTCGACTGGTGGGTGGAGACGGGGGAGGCGCCAGCGTTCCCCTCCAGCCTCCGCCTCTACAGGGAGGTCCGCGACCTCGGCTTCAAGACCTTCCTGCTCACCGGCCGCAGCGAGGCCCATGAGGGTAGAAAGAGCTGCCGTGGACTTGCTAT GTACGCCATCACAAAAGCCTTCTGTGTTGCTTTTGTCATGACATTATTCTCGGTATTTGCCGCTGTGCCAGTCGGAGGTGCTGCTGCTACATTTGGTCGAGCTACCGCTGCCGCCCCAAAGGGCAACCTTCATCAGACACTACCTCATAACAGTGCCTCAAAGTTCTGTGCCCCATCTCCCCTCTTTCTAAATTACCGAAATAAAAACATTGTAAATACTAGTAGGAAAACATGTTAA